The following are from one region of the Hemibagrus wyckioides isolate EC202008001 linkage group LG24, SWU_Hwy_1.0, whole genome shotgun sequence genome:
- the fam133b gene encoding protein FAM133, with protein MGKRDNRVPYMNPIAAARARGPTPVSGPTIQDYLSRPRPTWEEVKEQLEKKKKGSRALADFEDKMNERWKKELEKNREKILGGGEKKEKEKDKEKEKKEKEKDKDKKEKKKKEKKKSSRHSSSSSSSSSSSDSSSSSSSESEDEDDKKSMRKKRKRKRSSARKASDESDTESETDSKESSKKKKKKLKEEGEKDKEEKGKKDDSELDDDGESRKKKRSSEEQEKSTDKSKKKKKRKHKKHSKKKKKKSSGSDVDKSSGVWHPD; from the exons ATGGGGAAGCGGGACAACAGGGTG CCGTACATGAACCCCATAGCTGCTGCTAGAGCCAGAGGACCTACGCCTGTCAGCGGCCCCACCATACAGGATTATCTCAGCAGACCTCGACCAACATG GGAGGAGGTCAAGGAGCagctggagaagaagaagaaaggctCTAGGGCTTTGGCtgactttgaggataaaatgaaCGAG AGATGGAAGAAGGAGctggagaaaaacagagagaaaatccTGGGAGgaggtgaaaagaaagaaaaagagaaagacaaggagaaggaaaagaaagagaaagaaaaggataaAGACAAGAAAGAG aaaaagaaaaaggaaaagaagaaatccAGTAGG CAttcttcgtcttcttcctcctcctcatcgaGTTCTGATTCCTCCAGCAGCTCGTCATCCGAGTCCGAAGATGAG GACGACAAGAAAAGCATGAGGAAGAAACGGAAAAGAAAGCGATCCTCGGCACGGAAAGCGTCGGACGAATCggacacagagtcagaaacggACAGCAAG GAATcgtccaaaaagaaaaagaaaaaactcaaggaggagggagagaaagataaG GAGGAAAAGGGCAAAAAGGACGATTCGGAATTAGACGATGAT GGTGAATCCAGAAAGAAAAAACGGAGTAGTGAAGAGCAGGAGAAAAGCACA GACAAatcaaagaaaaagaagaagcggAAGCATAAAAAACAcagcaagaagaaaaagaagaagagctcAGGATCAGACGTGGACAAGAGTTCAGGAGTGTGGCATCCTGACTGA
- the hepacam2 gene encoding HEPACAM family member 2, which produces MLSPVPPSSQKSHRSLEHKQLADMGSVAAFMNLLLCAMPLISGANPELISLPSVVNGIRGKPLFVAVEKNFNEEGAQFQGTWFQLSPNPSHLVTFDNSKVIHDMVLRETLEHITPPNISLNFTSLDEADEGDYQLKINIILNGQTESETVIKNVKITVNVPLSIPVVETSHKGTLVEDQDNITLTCTVEKGTNPKYDWFRNNYVVIPSKRHIFLQDNSILHINPVKKEDIGAYSCAVHNPISHYQSEDMELSVFYGPYNLEVNCEQGLKIGEVFTVNKGEMVFFDCLADSNPPNTCVWISRNDNSTEVLMTGPRFELASHTLGHATNFLCRAFNNITNKQDETQFTIVVANLGKERENLVQEETAVSSLAVIAVFSLLIIVCMLIVLFWKSCHPSKAFMKIYSRPIPEQKGLHRSGHEDATEDFGIYEFVSIPEKMESREASCRSLTRLDSARDLHTTIYDVIKHVPETPTLSLMK; this is translated from the exons ATGCTGTCACCAGTTCCCCCTTCTAGTCAGAAGTCACACAGATCTCTGGAACACAAGCAGCTAGCAGACATGGGATCTGTGGCAGCCTTCATGAATCTGCTCCTATGTGCCATGCCACTCATCTCAG GTGCTAACCCCGAGCTCATTTCTTTGCCGTCCGTCGTGAACGGGATCAGGGGCAAGCCGCTCTTTGTAGCAGTGGAAAAAAATTTTAATGAAGAAGGAGCGCAGTTCCAGGGCACCTGGTTTCAGCTCAGTCCTAATCCCAGTCATCTGGTCACATTCGATAACAGTAAAGTGATCCACGACATGGTCCTGAGGGAAACACTGGAGCATATCACTCCACCCAACATCTCTCTGAACTTCACGTCTTTGGATGAAGCAGATGAGGGAGACTACCAGCTAAAAATCAACATCATCCTCAATGGTCAGACAGAATCAGAGACTGTTATCAAGAATGTGAAGATCACAGTGAACG TGCCTCTCTCCATCCCTGTGGTTGAGACAAGCCACAAAGGCACACTAGTGGAAGATCAGGACAACATTACTCTGACCTGCACTGTGGAGAAAGGAACTAATCCTAAGTATGATTGGTTCAGAAACAACTATGTGGTCATCCCAAGCAAGCGTCATATCTTCTTGCAGGACAACAGCATTCTGCACATCAACCCAGTGAAGAAGGAGGACATTGGTGCATACAGTTGTGCGGTCCATAACCCCATCAGCCATTACCAAAGTGAAGACATGGAGCTCAGTGTGTTCT ATGGCCCCTACAACCTGGAAGTGAACTGTGAACAGGGTCTGAAAATTGGCGAGGTGTTCACTGTAAATAAGGGCGAGATGGTGTTTTTCGACTGCCTGGCTGACTCGAACCCTCCCAACACCTGCGTGTGGATCTCTAGAAACGACAACAGCACAGAAGTGCTCATGACCGGCCCTCGCTTTGAGCTTGCTTCTCACACTCTGGGCCATGCAACAAACTTCTTGTGCAGGGCTTTTAACAACATAACCAATAAACAGGATGAGACTCAGTTCACGATCGTGGTGGCCAATCTTGGCAAAG AAAGAGAAAATCTTGTCCAGGAGGAAACCGCAGTGTCTTCTTTAGCCGTCATTGCAGTCTTCTCATTGCTCATTATTGTCTGCATGTTAATTGTGCTCTTCTGGAAGTCCTGCCATCCGTCAAAAG CATTCATGAAGATTTATAGCAG GCCTATCCCAGAACAGAAAGGTCTACACCGCTCAG GTCATGAGGATGCTACTGAAGATTTTGGCATCTATGAGTTTGTTTCCATACCTGAGAAAATGGAGTCCAGGGAG GCATCGTGCAGATCTCTGACACGGCTCGATTCAGCCCGAGATTTGCATACCACCATCTATGATGTCATCAAGCATGTTCCTGAAACTCCAACACTGAGTCTGATGAAGTGA